In Chryseobacterium turcicum, a single window of DNA contains:
- the nudK gene encoding GDP-mannose pyrophosphatase NudK: MRETKVNIEKTEILSENWYTLKKVTFNIKKENGETETQSREAYDRGNGAVILLYNTTSKNVILTRQFRLPTYINGNSTGMLIEACAGLLDNDNPEDCIKRETVEETGYKISKVEKIFEAYMSPGSVTEILHFFIAEYSDDMKINDGGGLEEEGENIEVLELEFNKTLSMIDNGEIKDAKTIMLLQHLRLKNIL, encoded by the coding sequence ATGCGAGAGACAAAGGTAAATATTGAAAAAACAGAGATTTTATCTGAGAACTGGTACACTTTAAAGAAAGTGACTTTCAATATTAAAAAAGAAAACGGAGAGACCGAAACCCAAAGCAGAGAAGCGTATGACAGAGGAAACGGAGCTGTTATTTTGCTATATAATACAACCTCCAAAAATGTGATTTTAACGAGACAATTTCGCCTTCCCACTTACATCAATGGAAATTCTACGGGAATGCTGATTGAAGCTTGTGCCGGTTTATTAGACAACGATAATCCCGAAGATTGCATTAAAAGAGAAACTGTAGAAGAAACGGGCTATAAAATATCTAAAGTTGAAAAGATTTTTGAAGCATATATGTCTCCCGGTTCAGTCACCGAAATTTTGCATTTTTTTATCGCTGAATACTCTGATGATATGAAAATAAATGATGGTGGCGGATTAGAAGAAGAAGGAGAAAATATAGAAGTTTTAGAACTTGAATTTAATAAAACTCTTTCTATGATTGATAATGGCGAAATAAAAGATGCCAAAACCATTATGCTTTTGCAACATCTTCGTCTGAAGAATATTCTGTAA
- the pnuC gene encoding nicotinamide riboside transporter PnuC: MMQDFLQHTTWQEWLGVFFSVFQVLLARKNNSNNYLFGIAGISLSLYVMFYAKLYAEFTLNLYYLVMSIYGLLYWKFGKRKSETVISETTNQEKLITAGIVVGTFSLFWVFLTHFTDSDVPILDSLVSAFAWAGMWLMARRKIENWILLNMSNIIAIPLLIHKGLYLYAALTVFLFIVAISGYLEWRKNIKSKLVSVT; encoded by the coding sequence TTGATGCAGGACTTTTTACAACATACCACCTGGCAAGAATGGTTGGGTGTCTTCTTCTCAGTATTTCAGGTTTTATTAGCCCGAAAAAACAATTCAAACAATTATCTTTTTGGGATTGCCGGAATTTCACTTTCGCTTTATGTAATGTTTTATGCAAAGCTTTATGCAGAATTTACTTTAAATCTTTACTATTTGGTAATGAGTATCTACGGATTACTTTATTGGAAGTTTGGAAAAAGAAAATCTGAAACCGTTATTTCCGAAACGACGAATCAGGAAAAATTAATCACTGCAGGAATTGTGGTTGGAACTTTCAGTCTTTTCTGGGTTTTTCTTACCCATTTTACCGATTCTGATGTTCCGATTTTGGATTCCTTAGTGAGTGCTTTTGCTTGGGCAGGAATGTGGTTGATGGCTCGAAGAAAAATTGAAAACTGGATTTTACTGAATATGAGCAACATTATTGCAATTCCGTTGTTGATTCATAAAGGTCTTTATTTGTACGCAGCTTTGACGGTTTTCTTATTTATCGTTGCTATTTCAGGGTATTTGGAATGGCGGAAAAATATTAAATCTAAATTGGTTTCTGTAACTTAA
- a CDS encoding HPP family protein, which translates to MKKTFKRTLRVSKYVIYKETLIDYKEHFWSFLGAFVGIGVIAFLQSQYLFKQENIFLIGSFGASCVLIYGAIQSPLAQPRNFVGGHVISALIGVTVFKIVPDIIWISAPLAVAFSIVAMQYTKTLHPPGGATALIAVSSTGKIPELGYWYVLSPVLSGCLILLLVALVFNNMTKNRSYPTHSRFIKLLKKKHKHHLKN; encoded by the coding sequence GTGAAAAAAACTTTCAAAAGAACGCTCAGAGTTTCAAAATATGTTATTTATAAAGAAACTCTTATTGATTATAAAGAACATTTTTGGTCTTTTTTAGGAGCATTTGTTGGAATTGGAGTGATTGCTTTCCTGCAGTCCCAATATTTATTTAAACAGGAAAATATTTTCTTAATCGGTTCATTCGGAGCCTCTTGTGTTTTGATTTATGGAGCCATTCAAAGTCCGCTCGCTCAGCCGAGAAATTTTGTTGGAGGTCATGTTATTTCTGCATTAATCGGAGTTACTGTTTTTAAAATTGTTCCCGATATTATCTGGATCTCTGCACCTCTTGCCGTTGCTTTTTCTATTGTTGCCATGCAATACACAAAAACTCTTCATCCACCGGGAGGCGCAACAGCTTTAATTGCAGTCAGTTCCACAGGAAAAATTCCTGAATTAGGATATTGGTACGTACTTTCACCTGTTCTGTCGGGTTGTCTTATCTTACTTTTAGTCGCTTTGGTTTTTAACAATATGACTAAAAACAGAAGCTACCCTACTCACAGCAGATTTATAAAATTGCTAAAGAAAAAACACAAACATCATTTGAAAAATTAA
- a CDS encoding DUF2116 family Zn-ribbon domain-containing protein, with the protein MMECIECGEKIIGRSDKKFCNDSCRNAYNNNQNKDSSNLMRNVNNKLRKNYRILSEINIEGKTKITKSKLDGLGFDFNYFTNIKVYKNGSEYMFVYDQGYKILEEDYVLIVKN; encoded by the coding sequence ATCATGGAATGTATTGAATGCGGAGAAAAAATTATCGGAAGGTCCGACAAAAAATTCTGTAACGACTCTTGCAGAAATGCTTACAACAATAATCAGAATAAAGATTCGAGCAATCTGATGCGGAATGTAAATAATAAACTCCGTAAAAATTATCGCATTCTGAGTGAAATCAATATCGAAGGAAAAACCAAAATTACAAAGTCAAAATTGGATGGCTTAGGTTTTGATTTTAATTATTTCACCAACATAAAAGTATATAAAAACGGTTCGGAATACATGTTTGTGTACGACCAAGGTTATAAAATACTGGAAGAAGATTACGTTTTAATCGTAAAAAATTAG
- a CDS encoding TIGR01777 family oxidoreductase has product MKEIVLITGASGAIARELSKKIEKDYTVRFLTRKKKAENEFEWNLENNTIDEQAFENVSHIIHLAGANISEKRWTQDRKKELISSRVNSAKLILNTLKKKNIKLKSFISASGINFYGTKTTDKIFTENDASGNDFLSEVVVVWEKAADEFKEQNIAERVVKIRTAVVLDKNDGALAKMMPPIQFGIGSPIGSGKQYMPWIHVDDICGIYEFVLKNHEIDGAYNASSPQHTTNENLTKLIAKVLKKSLLMPNVPSFILKLIFGELADALLEGSRASSEKIEKAGFEFQFPDLKMTLEDLLKNNEI; this is encoded by the coding sequence ATGAAAGAAATTGTATTAATTACCGGTGCAAGCGGAGCAATTGCAAGGGAGCTTTCAAAAAAAATTGAAAAAGACTATACAGTACGCTTCTTAACCAGAAAAAAGAAAGCCGAAAATGAGTTTGAATGGAATCTTGAAAATAATACGATAGATGAGCAAGCATTCGAAAACGTAAGCCATATTATTCATCTTGCAGGAGCCAATATTTCTGAAAAACGTTGGACACAAGACCGAAAAAAAGAACTGATTTCAAGTAGGGTAAATTCGGCAAAATTGATTTTAAATACTTTAAAAAAGAAAAACATAAAGCTCAAATCTTTTATTTCAGCTTCCGGAATTAATTTTTACGGAACCAAAACAACCGATAAAATTTTCACTGAAAATGATGCTTCCGGAAATGATTTTCTGAGTGAAGTTGTCGTGGTTTGGGAGAAAGCGGCTGATGAATTTAAAGAACAAAATATCGCAGAAAGAGTGGTAAAAATAAGAACTGCCGTTGTTCTTGATAAAAATGACGGCGCATTGGCAAAAATGATGCCCCCAATACAATTCGGGATTGGCTCACCCATCGGAAGCGGAAAACAATATATGCCATGGATTCATGTGGATGATATTTGTGGGATTTATGAGTTCGTTTTAAAAAATCATGAAATTGATGGTGCTTATAATGCTTCGTCTCCACAACATACAACCAATGAAAATTTAACGAAGTTAATTGCGAAGGTTTTAAAGAAGTCTTTGTTGATGCCGAATGTCCCATCATTTATTTTAAAATTGATATTTGGAGAATTGGCAGACGCTTTGCTGGAAGGTTCTAGAGCTTCATCAGAGAAAATAGAGAAAGCAGGTTTTGAGTTTCAATTTCCTGATTTGAAAATGACTTTGGAGGATTTGCTGAAAAATAATGAAATTTAA
- the darT gene encoding type II toxin-antitoxin system toxin DNA ADP-ribosyl transferase DarT: protein MTELNKIYLFRMTHIENIPHILKYGITHKNSNNCNKNYIPIGDNSIISTRNHYQLNSGKTIGDYIPFYFATRTPMLYVIQKGFNGVKPTKPEDIIYCVTSVKQILDINLNFIFTDGHANNHFTSEYSKNQINNINNILDYETINCRDWRDENDLDKKRRKEAEFLLEADLPLNNILGYICFNKAAQDKLISFGIKLNKIVIKPQHYF, encoded by the coding sequence ATGACAGAATTAAATAAAATATATCTATTTCGTATGACACATATTGAGAATATTCCACATATTCTTAAATATGGAATAACACATAAAAATTCAAATAATTGTAATAAAAATTATATTCCGATCGGGGATAATTCAATTATATCAACAAGAAACCATTATCAACTAAACTCAGGTAAAACAATTGGGGATTATATTCCTTTTTATTTTGCAACAAGAACTCCAATGCTATATGTAATACAGAAAGGCTTTAATGGGGTTAAACCAACAAAACCAGAAGATATAATTTATTGTGTAACTTCAGTAAAACAAATTTTAGATATAAATTTGAATTTTATTTTTACTGACGGACATGCTAATAATCATTTCACATCGGAATATTCTAAAAACCAAATAAATAACATTAATAATATCTTAGATTATGAGACTATAAATTGTAGAGATTGGAGAGACGAAAATGACTTAGACAAAAAAAGAAGAAAAGAAGCAGAATTTTTATTAGAAGCAGATTTGCCTCTAAATAATATTTTGGGTTATATTTGTTTCAATAAAGCAGCTCAGGATAAATTAATATCCTTTGGTATTAAATTAAACAAAATTGTTATTAAACCTCAACATTACTTTTAA